The following are encoded together in the Lathyrus oleraceus cultivar Zhongwan6 chromosome 3, CAAS_Psat_ZW6_1.0, whole genome shotgun sequence genome:
- the LOC127132032 gene encoding RING-H2 finger protein ATL3, which yields MSDLSATGDNLSQSTAVDITGKVMVVIIVILFMFVVIFLFFHLFAKGFWWSHNSQADNNSQSRRRRRHGQQGAVLGEGGLDPLILNSLPVSVFNSEKDGLDLECSVCLSELVEGEKVRVLPKCNHRFHIDCIDMWFQSHSTCPLCRTTLAASPSSSLVVEIQPSSAAAFPTNVLIWGNHDQTISSTSEQNNCSSSSSSSEGTSEDGMLRIDIPNHNEATSSSSSSSSPTGGGGGGRLRSLKRLLSNSRLNPWSPTAAAATTSLPKESAAGHS from the coding sequence ATGTCTGACTTGTCCGCCACCGGTGATAATCTGAGTCAATCCACAGCCGTTGATATAACCGGCAAGGTCATGGTTGTTATCATCGTTATTCTCTTCATGTTTGTtgttatttttcttttcttccaTCTTTTTGCAAAGGGATTCTGGTGGTCCCATAATAGTCAGGCAGACAACAATTCCCAATCCCGACGCCGCCGCCGCCATGGTCAACAGGGTGCCGTTCTTGGAGAAGGAGGTCTTGATCCTTTGATACTCAACTCCCTGCCGGTATCGGTATTCAATTCGGAAAAAGATGGTTTGGATTTGGAGTGTTCAGTTTGTCTATCTGAACTAGTTGAAGGAGAAAAAGTGAGGGTTTTGCCTAAATGCAATCACAGGTTTCATATAGATTGCATCGATATGTGGTTCCAATCTCATTCAACCTGCCCTCTTTGCAGAACAACACTAGCCGCCTCTCCTTCCTCTTCCCTAGTAGTTGAAATACAACCATCCTCTGCTGCTGCTTTTCCCACAAATGTTTTGATATGGGGAAACCACGACCAAACTATCTCTTCTACTTCGGAACAAAACAATTgttcttcttcttcctcttcatCCGAGGGAACAAGTGAGGATGGAATGTTGAGGATTGATATACCCAATCACAATGAGGCAACTagttcatcatcatcttcatcctcgCCCACcggaggaggaggaggaggaagaTTAAGGTCGTTGAAGAGGCTTTTAAGCAACAGCAGACTAAATCCATGGAGTCCAACTGCTGCTGCTGCTACTACATCTCTACCAAAGGAATCAGCAGCAGGACACAGCTGA